CACCTTCCCTGGGCCTtgcagggcaggctgggggcCAACCTGAGCCCTTCCCACCCTGCATGGCCTgaactcctgcccccacccccaggcctggctgctgTGGGGTGGGACTGCCCCAGGGTCTCAGAGGCCTCTTGGCCTGGCACACCTAGCCTGCTTTAGCTTCTGGCTTGGCCTCTTGGCACTGGGCCGCAGGGGCCACTGTCCAGGACTGGAggggtcctggggctggggtgggggctgggcatCCTCCGAGGCCTGGCCACCCTGCCCAGCAGATTGCTCAGGCAGGCTTGCTGTGGCTCCTGCCCCGTCCTCTCTCGCCGTCTCTGTGTGCTGGTCTGGGGTTGTCAGGTCATGCCCTACCTCAGAGCTGTGTGGAGGTCTCGCCCGTGTGGCCCGGGCGGCAGACGGGCCTGGCAGTGACCTGCGTGCGTGTGGCCGCGGCAGTAACTCTGTTTTCTCGCTTTGTTCCTGCTGTAGTAAAGCAATGTTCAGTAAAAGCCTGGATATCGCTGAAGCCCATCCCCAATTCAGCAAAGAAGACAGGTACACACCCTGCCCGTCCGTCCGCCCTCCCAGCCCCAGACACACAGCCCCTGCCTGGCCAGGCAGGCACAGGCAGGGCCTGGAGGCGGGGCGGGGCTGGGCTGCAGGCGCTTCCTCACCCCTGCTCTCTGGGAATGGAATGTCCAGCCAGCCAAGGAAGGAGCATGGCCAGCTGTGCTGTGGCCCAGGAGGGGTGGGTTTGCTGGGGCAAGGCTGATGGCCAGCCCGGGGGGAAGAACCGCAAACGGTGCGTACACAGGCCCAGGGTGGGAGGCACCACTATGCTCCCCACCCTAGGAGCCCCACGTGGCAGCAGGGAGGCCTCCCTTTTGCTGGCCCTTGGCCTTGGTCCAGTGGGCCTGGCTGGCACTGGCTGCTGTGGCCCTGCTGCCCATAAGGGCTGGGATCAGCCACCCCGTTCCCCTGTGCTGGCAGGTGGTGGCTGACACCCTGGGTGGGGGCACTGCCTGCAGAGCTGCCTCCCAGAGCTCTGGCCCCTTGGGCCTCGTCCCTGTGGAGCCTGCCTgtgccctggcccctccctccccctgcaccCCCTCCACTGTCCTCAGGACCGCGCCTTTCCTGCCGTgccagttgtagctcagtgaccgGGGGCCAGGCAGGAGGCCTGCTCAGCCCCGGCCCTGCCGCAGCTCCTCTGCTCTCCTTGCGCCAGGTGGCAAGCTCCTGGCTGGCCTGGGGAGCCGGGCCCTGATCTTGCTTGCTCGTGGCTGCTGCCCCCGGGGCACCCCCTCTCCCTGGACACCTCCTCGGGGCCGGGCTCCCTCTCTGCCCCTGGGCTTTGCCCAGTGCTGGCCCAGGCAGGCTCCTGGCAGAGGGTCTCGCTGCCTCCCTCTCCCTTGGCAGTCAGGTGGGGAGACCTGCAGGTTGCTGCCATGGGGCCCTTCCCACAGGTGCCCGGGGGCCAGCTGAGAGCCAGGCAAGGGCCAGGGTGGCCAGGGTACTGGTGCCCTCAGTAGCTCCTGAGCCCAGGAGCCAGTCCTCGGTATGGGCCGGGAGGCCCTTTGCAGCCGGGCTGGCCACAGTGGGCACACTGGGGGCAGTGTGGGATGGTCTTTTACTTTTTCCTGTCCTCTTCTCTCCTGTGGCTGCCACCCCTGCCCCCGTTTCCCTCCTCTAAGGACGGCAGGTGCTGCTGCCCAGGGGTGAGATGGCCTTTGCTTGTCCTCTCTTTTGGTGTGGTGGGGCCAAGGCCTGTGCCTGCCCTCAGGCAGCTGCTCACCTGTGGTGGTGGACACATGGGCTCTCTGCTGTGCCTGGCCAGTCTTCAGCCAAGTGGGGCAGTGATGGTGCAGGAGGGGGGCTCTGGGCTGGCCGCAGGCGTCTCTGGTGGACATTTGTGGATGTGGAGGGCTGGGCTAGTGCCCAGCTGGTGGTCCACACACCCGTCACTGTGACAGCTCAGCCTTGGGGTCCGTGCTCAGGCAGCAGAGGAGTGGACCCAACAGGAGGCTTGGCAAGGATGGGGCTGGACCCAGTTCACAGCAAGCCTGCACCTTGCCCCTCGTTCTGCCATCTACCAGGGGCCTGCAGACCTTGCTGAGGCCCTCTGGGCACCACATCCTGTGCCAGGCCTGGGCTGCTGGTGGCTCCTGTGTGTGGGGAGGAGCCCCAAGGACCCCAGCTGCACACTGGGTGCCGATGGGTGAGGCCAGCAGGGCGATCCTAGGCACAGCTGTGCATCCAGGGACCTCTTAGGGTTGGCAGGTGTGAACCAGGCCCCAAGGcccggggctctgggctgggTCTCCAGGCCTCTTGGTGTCCACCTGGGGAGAGGAGCAGGAGCCCCTCCTGGCCGAGTCACTCTTTTGTCCTTTGCCACCCCCAGGTCTCGGTCCATCAGTGGTGCCTCCTCGGGCCTGTCCACGAGTCCACTCAGCAGTCCCCGGGTGAGTGACTAGCCATCCTGACCTCAGCTGTGGGTCTGCCGTCCCGCGTGCGCAGGGCGGGGGTGGGCACAGGCCGGGACTCAGGCTGCCTTGTGGCTGCTGCTCTTGCTAACTGCACGTTCTTCTGtttgtgttgtttgttttctcGTCATTCCGTTTTCTTTTGTGGCCAACCCTCCCTGGCTGCCCGTCCGTCCTGCTTGGGGTCCTGTTTGATGCTCTGATGCTGGGTTGCATGGGGCGGGTGGGGCATGTGGGCGGCTGCATGGTCACCCTGCCCGCTTGTTCTCTGCTCCCTCGTAGCCCATTAGAAAGTCCATcctgcccccccctccccccgagCTCCCCTCCACGGCCTGTCCCCTGGCCACCTCCCTGGAGCCTGAAGCTTGCCGGAGCACCTCGCGGCCTGGACCCGTCCTCCCTCCACAGGCCGCCCCACGGCCCAACCCCAAGACCCAGACCTTGCCGTGCAAGGCCAAGCTCACCGACAAGCCACTACAGGGCACCACGTCCAGTCCACTCCCCGCCTGcacccaggcccagcctcctgtcGCCAGCCTCAGCCCCCCGCTGGCCTTGCCCCCAGGCCCCCTGGCCCTGCCACCCCCTGCCCGGCTCCCTCCCGCTGGGACTGAACCGAACACCAAATCTGTCCCCACCATACAGGTGACCCCTCACCCCTCGCCGAGGGGCAGTCCCCTCCCTACCCCCAAGGGGACGCCTGTCCACACGCCAAAGGAGAGCCCAGCCGGCACGCCCAACCCCACACCGCCATCCAGCCCAAGTGTTGGAGGGGTGCCCTGGCGGACACGGCTCAACTCCATCAAGAACAGCTTCCTGGGCTCTCCCCGCTTCCACCGCCGGAAACTTCAAGGTCAGAGCCAGCACCGGCCAGGGCAGGGGACAGCTCCAGGGCCTGCCCAGCCCTATTGGAGTTGCCTACAGACAGATGGCAGGGTCTGGGGGCTGCTCTGCAGCCTTGGTGCCCTCTCAAGTCTGCCCTCGCCCCATCCCAGCTCCTCCCCTCATGCTCCCCACTGTACCCTGTATCCGCCACCTTCTTGGGGGCTGTTCTACGAGAAGCTGTGGCAGCAGCCACATTGCCCGAGGCTCACCTCACACAGGCTGGGCCAGCACCTCTGGGTGTCGGCATCGCCAGCTGTCAGCTCGAGCTGCCTGAGCCCAGGGAAGAGGGTCGGCTGCCACAGGTGGTGGGCAGTGCACAGGCCCTGCACAGTGCTGGGTGACCAGCTGGGTCTGGGCTGGTTGGAGGCTGAAGGAGACACAGCTCGACTTCAGCACCAGAGGCTGGACAGCTCCCTGCAGGCTGAGGGCTGGTGGGGTTGATGGgggagctggggcaggggctgagcctctccttcttcttcccttgTGTGCAGTTCCCACACCCGAGGAGATGTCCAACCTGACCCCGGAGTCCTCCCCAGAGTAAGTGGGTCCTGGAGGTCTCCTGGCACCTGGACACCAGACCAGCTGGGGAGGGACTTGGGAGACTCTTCCAAAGGGCAGGTGGGGTCCTTCTTGAGGCGGCCCTGCTTGTTCCCCTGGTCCCACTGCAGACAGGGACCGACTGGGGCTGCTGAGTCTCACCTTGGGCCCCACTGGGTGAGGTGTGCAGGGGGTGCACTGTGCTTCCCAGGGCCTGGGAGATCGTAGGGACAGTTGGGTCTCAGGGAGTCGGGCTTTGCTGAGGAGGGACAGCTGCAGGATGCAGGGCCCAGCAGCAACATGGAGGACCTAGCAGGCTTGGTAGGAGCTTGGGGACATGGCCTTGGCAGAGGCTTGGTGACGATGGAGTGGGCAGAGTGAGATCTGGCCCTGGCCCTCTTGAATGCTGAACTTGAGGAAAGGACACCCAGGCAGGCAGAGCCATGGCCACCCTGCAGACACCAGGTGCCTGTATGGCACATCCCATGGTGACGCCTGTGAGCGTCCAACCCTCTCTTTGTCCTTCACAGTGGCCTCTACTGGTCAGCTCTCTGGCCACTGCTGATGTACATGTGTGGAAGTGCTGCGTGACCCTTGTGCAGTGCTGCTGCAGAGCACAGCCTGGTGGGGGTCTTGTGGCCTCTGCCTACAGTGGTGGTGGGGACAGCCTTGTCAGAGCGAGGGGAAAGACCTATCCTGCCATTGGTGCTCAGTAAGAACCCCGGGAGGCAGCCTGCTCTGTGCTAAACCCTCTGGGAGCGGCATATGCAGGGGAGCCGTGGACTTTCTGTCACGTCGTGGTGGAGGCACGGTGGCCAGCGGGTGCCTGGGAACCCTATTTGGTTCTGCTGTCAGTTGGGCTGCTGTCAAAAGCTGTCAGCCTCAGACTTGCAAGTCTTCTGTGTTTTGGAAAAGTTGGAAGAAAGCACCAACCCGCTTCCTCTCTCGCTGGTGGGGGCCCTCGGAGCCTCATCCCCTCCCAAGGGCCTGAGCAGATGCAGTGGCCCCAGGCTCAAGACGCCATCACCTCCTTCGTTCTGAGGACTTGCTCCCTGGCTGCCGCCAGCCCAGGTTGTTGGTGGCTTCCAGAGACAACACGAGGACAGGCTCCCTTGATTGCCCACAGTGTGACCCGCTTCCTTGTGAAGACTGGAGAATTCTCTCCTCTTGGGAAGCCTGTCAAGCAAGGCCCCCTTCCTGAGGGGTCGTCTGTTTCCCTGAGTTCACTGACCTAAGTGCTCTTCTCATCCCCAGACACTGGTGTCCACGCCCAGGCTGGACGATATGGCCCAGCCATGAAAACATTAGAGCTCCAGCAGAACCACCCCAGCCCACTCGGGCCCCTCTGGTCATTGGGCTTCTTTTAGACAGGGGACCCTCTGTGCCAGATGCCACACCACAGAACCCAAAGTCCAAGACCTCAGTTGTTATTCTCTGTCTTCCTTGAAGGAGGGGCTTCAGAAACCCATCTGTGTCTTCCCGTCTGCTCCGTAGGAGGCCCTGAGTGCCCCTGGTCTTCAGGCCCTGACGTGGGTACTGGGCATGGTCAGGCCGAGAGCTTACTTAGAGAGCTTCAAACAAGAGGACTTTGGGCAGCAGGAGCACGAAGGGGCTGGGTGGGAACCTTGCGCTCAAAAGTCATGCTGAGCCTCAGGCCAGCCCAGGGTGGGTGCTGCCCGCGCAGGTCCTCCTGCCCTTGCTGCTCCCCCTCTCTGCCCTGGGTCCAGATGCTGGCAGTGGCATGGGGGTACCTCCCTCCTGCCACCGGCCTCTGCATTGCCACCCCAGCCTGTGTGGGTGCACTAGATGTGTTTGCCCTACGGCTGCCGGTGTGCAGGCTGGTGGTCACTGGGGAGAGGTCCCTGCCAGCTCAGCAACTCCTGGCTTCCAGGGCGGGAGCCTGGATGCGCTCCACTGGGCACTGTGGTGGTGTCTGAGGGCCCTGGGGAGGAGCCCCTCCCAGCCCTGTGGTGGTGGGCAGGCTGGGTCCCCAGGGCTTCGGTGGGGAGACTGCCAGCAAGGTGGCAAGAGGCTGAGCCGTTTGCCCTCACTCAGAGGTGCCACCTGCACGTCTGCCATATACCCCTGGTTCCCATTCCCAGGGGCAGTAGCCCCCTATGGATGCAACTGAGGCTGGCAGTGTCTGCCCAACACACTGGCATCCAGCTCCTGTCCGGGCAGGGGCTACACTGCAGATGGTATCTGTGACTTAGGAAAGAGTGGAAAGGGGATGGGTGGCCTCATGCAGTGAGGATGAGGAGCAGGATGACCTGGGGTGGCAGGGGCCCATGTGGGCCCGGGCCTGCCTGTCAGGCAGCTGAGGCCCGCTGGGCAGCAGTGGGTGCTGGCAGGCCAGCGGCATCCGGTGCTGGGTCAGTCTGAGGAAATAAGGCTGTGGTAAGGTGAATCCCATGGCCAGGTGTAGATCACACTGGCCCTGGACCAGGTCTGGGAGAACAGGATCTACCTGTGGGGCCTGGTCTCCCAGACAGAGCCAGCAGCCATCATCCCTAGGACACCTACCAGATGAAAGGGGCCCGTGGCCCTGCTGTCCGCAGCTTCTCTCCCATGCCTGCCTGTACACCAGGTTGGGGGTACTTCTGCCAGGACGGGCACAGCAGACTACCCCAAACCCAGGGACCTGAgagaagggcagggctggggctcccTTCTAGCTCCCACCCCTGCCTGCCTGGCTGGTGTCCAGCATGTGCAGCTGAGACCAGCAGGGCCTCTGAGAGCAGGTTCAGGGTAGGAGGTGGAGTTAGTACATTTGGAGAGGGTTGGGACCACAGGCTTGggctaggttagggttagtgtgggGGTCAGGTTAAGGTTTGGGGCTGAGTTTGGGGAGATGGTTATGGGTTTTGGCCACATAGTGGTGTTGGGAGTGGGTAAATTAGGGGTGAGACGGGGCCAGCATTGGGGGCCGGTGGTGGGCCTGCCAGTCATCacagcctctgtccccaggctggCCAAGAAGTCCTGGTTCGGGAACTTCATCAAcctggagaaggaggagcagatCTTCCTCGTCATCAAGGACAAGCCCCTGAGCTCCATCAAGGCTGACATTGTGCATGCCTTCTTATCGGTGAGGCCAAGGCAGGGCCTGGCGGGCTGCCCCCGCTCACACACACCTGGGTCCAGCCTATGCAGGCAGGCCGCTGGGGCCCAGAACAAGCCCTGGTGCCCTCTTGCCCACATGCTTTCCTTCTTGGAGAAGCACTGCTGGGGGCCCTTGGCCtgcagcaggggtggggggctgctCTGGGCTGGCTGTGGAGGGATGGGCTAGAGGCTGAGGGTGAatgcaggtggccacacagctcAAGGGAGGCTGTGAGCTTGAGGGACCTGTGTTGGTTCCTGCTGACCTTCTGTGGACACCTGTTTCCTGTGCCCCTCTCCTCACCCATTGGTTTGTAGGCCTCACACAGCCCCTACCTTGCCCATGGAACCCAGTGGTCCCTGTGAGGGGGGGCCAGGCTTGGGGCCTTGAATGGGTGTCTCATCTTTTGGGTTCTGAAGAGCAGAAGGATCCTCAAAGACTTGAGTAGAGATATTGTTTTAGCCAGGATGTGAGCTCTCGGTCCCTTCAGGGGGCTTCTGTCCCTGCTGACATCCTGTCCTGGCCTGTGTCCTGTCTTGAGACTGCCTTGTGCTAGGCCAGGCCTGTCTGAGGCCTTCTTAGCTCATACCCCCACCCTAGTCCATCCTGGTCCACAATATGCTGGCACTGGGCCCAGGAGAATCATCCTGTACTGTGGTCATCCACACTGAGGATGCCCCCCCCAGGGTGGCTCTTCCCCACTGGACACACTGCCCGAGGGACCCTCAAGCCTTACTACCTGTGTGTCTACACCTAAGGACTTCCCCTGGTGCCCAGAGATGGCTCCAAACCCTGCCAGGGATGCCCAGCCTGGGAGAGCAGTTGGGTTTCAGGCTGCAGAAGACACCTGTTCTCTTGCAGTCCCTCACTGCTCTCAGGCCTGGGCCTGTCCCCTTCCCAGCCCCATCTTCCACATCCCTGCATGCTGCTCCTGGGTCGCCAGCCCAGCGTCAGCCAGAGCCAGGGCCCTGGTCCCTTCCCAGTGCTGGCCAGAGGCCATGTGCTGGTGCGGCCTGTCTGCCATGGCTCTGCCCATGCTGCTCAGCACTGGGGATCTGActgagctggggaggactcagcCTCTGTGTGCCTGGGCTCCGGAAGACTCAGGGCAGGGGACACAGACTGCACCCTTAGTGGGGTGCTCTGATGCTCCCCTTAGCTCCTGCTCCCCAGCCTCAGGCTGCAGGGGTTCTCCTGGTCCTCCCCGCAGGCCCTTCCCACAGACCCCAGGGCCACAGTTTACATGCTCCTGACAGGCGGGGGCTGGGGACAGTGACTCTGTTAGTCTTGCCTGCACCACGCCTGCCTCACAGATCTGGAAACAGATTCAGGAGCATGGGGCCTGCGGCCTGGATTCTCTGGGTTGAGCCGGGCAGAGCTGCAGGGCTGCCTCCCAGGCTGCCTCCCAGGAGGGCCGGCTACGCTCATGCTGCGTTGTGTGCTCTTCAGAtccccagcctcagccacagcgtcATCTCCCAGACGAGCTTCCGGGCTGAGTACAAGGCGACGGGGGGCCCGGCCGTGTTCCAGAAGCCGGTCAAGTTCCAGGTGGACATCACCTACACGGAGGGTGGTGAGGCCCAGAAGGAGAACGGCATCTACTCTGTCACCTTCACCCTGCTCTCAGGTGAGCCTGTGGCCGGGGGCAGCTTTGGATGGCTGTGCGGCACAGGGATATGACCCCCATCTCCCCCAGGTCCCAGCCGCCGCTTCAAGAGGGTGGTGGAGACCATCCAGGCCCAGCTGCTGAGCACCCATGACCAGCCGTCTGCCCAGCACCTGTCAGGTGAGGCGGAGGCTCAGCTAGGGCACCTGTGGCTAGCGAGTGGGTGTGGCCAGTGGCGCTGTGTGGATGGGAGGTGTGAGGGCCCAGCACGGCCTCCCTGCCCCAAGCTGTGGCTGCACCGCTCAGGAAGCAGGGCCCCTCCCCGGGCACAGCGGGCGGCAGCACACTGAAAGGTGCCTCTTGTCCACTGTAGAACCCCCCCCGCCAGTGCCAGGACTAAGCTGGGGTGCTGGGCTTAAGGGCCAGAAGGTGGCCACCAGCTACGAGAGTAGCCTCTGACGCTGGCAGGTAAGGTGTCCGGCCTGCTGccggggtggggaggggctgcgGGCAGGGCCTGGCAAgagccaggctggccttgagagGGGCACCCTAGGCCCCCTCGTCTGTTCTGGCCCTGGACAGGCCAGCGGGCCCAGCACCCAGGCAGCTGGACACTGGGGCAACCTGAGCAGGCTCTGGGAGTAGAGACCCAGGCCTTGCCCCTTGGGGCTCCCTGCCACAGCACCCTAAGAGGGCTGGGGCTCCCCATCTCCCTGCAGCTCCTGACTACCTGAAGCCCTGCCTTGAGCAGCACAGGGACCTGGCCGCAGAGCAGGGTACTCAGGGGAGGGCTGCTAGGCCCTGGCCAGCAGGGGCATCCAGGCCACTGGCATCTGGTGGGGAGAGGCAACAGCTGCACACCTGGCCCTGTGCATGGCACACGCGTGTGGGCCCCAGGAGGCAGGACCTGGGCACGTGCATGGCTGTCTGTTAGCCAAGGGTTTGCTGAGTGTATGCATGGGGTCATGGTGAGTCATGCAAGGGGGCTGGGGCTTTGGAGACACAAAACAGCCCAAGCCCAGCCTCTCTGAGCCCCAAGCCAGCTGGGTCTCACTGGGCCCTTTTCCCAGCCTGCTGTCTCCACAGCTGGGGCCTGTCCATCACTTCTGTGCGTGTGTGGGGTCCTGGAGGTCCTGTTTAACCCTGCCCCCATCTCATTCCATCTTCCTCCCATCATCTGTGGATGTGCCTCCAACATGCACCTCGTCACCCCACGGTGACAGCCCTAGCCCTGGCCCAGACTCCAGGGAGCCCCCACTCCTGGGAGCCAGCCAGTGCAGTGGGCAGGAAGCAGGGTGGGCCAGGTGCCCAGGCAGGCACTGTTTTGGGGCAGGGGGACGTGCAGTCGACCTGAGCAGCCTGTGCCTCCTAAGGGCCAGGCCCCACCGTAGAGCAGAGGGAAACAGAGGCTGGACGCAGCAGGCAGTGCCAGGTGACTGAGCTGAGGACGACAGGCTGCGTCGGCTCTGGAAGGGTGGGAGTGTCTGGGGGCAGATGAAGCCCAGGTTGGGGCCACTCAGCTGCTGAGGTCCTTCTCTGTTCCTGGCATCCCCACGAGCAGAGCCCCAGCCTCCAGCCCTAGCCTTTGTTGAGCGCTGCTCTTCAGACTATTGGTGCTCACTCTGGACCCTGTCTGTCCCCTTGTGGACCAGGGACTTCAGCCTGTCCCACTGTTGCCTGCCATGGgcctcctgcctcccagccctTCCTGGCGTCCTCCTCCATACTTCAGTGACTTAGCTCCAGAGCTTGTCCCTCACAGAAGGGACAAGCGCAGCTCCTCAGGACCTCCTGTCCTCCAGAACCCTGGTGGCCACTCTGACAGGGAACCCagcccagggtgggggtggggaggctgagAGGCCCCTAGTGAGCAGACCACATGAACATGTCCATCTGTCTGCAGGCCCCAGGGAGGGCTTGGAGGGACAGTTCCCACCCCAGGGCTCTGCTACCACCCCAGCCTTGGCCCCTGCCAGCAGGACACTCCCAGGTTCAGCAGAGGGCGGGAGAAGGCCAAGGAAGGGGGGGCCAAGACAAGTTGAGGGGTGAGTGGGAGCCACCCCATGCAGTGCCTGAGTGGCAGAGTGAAGATGCACAGGGGCCAGTGTAAACCATGCCAGAGCAGTCTGTCTGTCCTAAGTCAGGCAGGGGACAGAGGAGTCAGGCAGACCCCAGGACAGGGCTACGTCCTGCCTTCTGGCTCTGGCTGCTGGGGATCTTCCACTGCCACCTGGCTCCCGCCCCACTGCAGGCAGGCGATTCCTGCCCTGACCCCTGCCACTAGCTCAACTCTGTCCTTGCTCTAAGCCCTGCCCTCAGGGCCTAGCCCTGTGCCCCTGCCCACTCCCAGCACCGCCTGGTCCTAGATCTTCCCTGTCTGGGCCCTGCCCACTCCTGGCCCCACCCATCTGGGCCCAACCCCTCTGGGCCCTGCCAGAGGCTGCAGGTGGCCGGCCGGTCAGGTAGGAGTGGGCAGCCTTTttcactctctccctccctcctctctccattCTGTGCTCCAGACACCACTAACTGTATGGAAATGATGACGGGGCAGCTTTCCAAATGTGGTAAGAATCCCTCACGCTCACCTGCACCTTAGCCTTGGCCCCACTGCTCACCCCACAGCCCACCTGGCCAGTGCTGCCCTGTGCTCCTGAGGCTTCTTGGAGGCTCTGTGAATGCACAGGCACCCGACCACCCAGTCTCCCTGCCCCGTGGCCCCCATCTTCTGCCAGGAGCAGTATCCATCACTCACTCCCCTCCCTGCGCAGCCCCTGTCCATCCCAAGGaccagggcaggcacaggagGGACCCCAAGGCTTGGAGCAGGAAGGGAGGGGTCCCCATACCTGAAGTTGGTGAGGGTCCAAGGTACAGGTGCTGGCCTGGAGTCAGAATGGATTCTGTCCACCGGCTGGGCCTGGCAGGGTGAGGAGGAGGCCTGCAGGGCTCTGGGCTTAGATGGAGGTCAGGTTAGGAAGTAGAGTTGAGGTGCCCCAATGGCGTGCCTGGGCAGTGAGCACAGGCCTCCAGAGGGGTGGTCACCCTGTTTCTGCCCATTCTTCCTGCTTTCTGGGACCAGGAACCTGGCCTAGCTGTCTGTCCCCAGacccctgcctgcctgcctatGCCCTCCATGCCTGTCCACCCATccgtccatctgtctgtctgctGCTGAATGTCCACGCTGGCCAGGGGCTGGCTCCAGGCCTCTCGGGAGGCACATTCCCTTGCTG
This portion of the Ictidomys tridecemlineatus isolate mIctTri1 chromosome 4, mIctTri1.hap1, whole genome shotgun sequence genome encodes:
- the Brsk2 gene encoding serine/threonine-protein kinase BRSK2 isoform X5 produces the protein MTSTGKDGGGAQHAQYVGPYRLEKTLGKGQTGLVKLGIHCVTCQKVAIKIVNREKLSESVLMKVEREIAILKLIEHPHVLKLHDVYENKKYLYLVLEHVSGGELFDYLVKKGRLTPKEARKFFRQIISALDFCHSHSICHRDLKPENLLLDEKNNIRIADFGMASLQVGDSLLETSCGSPHYACPEVIRGEKYDGRKADVWSCGVILFALLVGALPFDDDNLRQLLEKVKRGVFHMPHFIPPDCQSLLRGMIEVDAARRLTLEHIQKHIWYIGGKNEPEPEQPIPRKVQIRSLPSLEDIDPDVLDSMHSLGCFRDRNKLLQDLLSEEENQEKMIYFLLLDRKERYPSHEDEDLPPRNEIDPPRKRVDSPMLNRHGKRRPERKSMEVLSVTDGGSPVPARRAIEMAQHGQSKAMFSKSLDIAEAHPQFSKEDRTAGAAAQGSRSISGASSGLSTSPLSSPRPIRKSILPPPPPELPSTACPLATSLEPEACRSTSRPGPVLPPQAAPRPNPKTQTLPCKAKLTDKPLQGTTSSPLPACTQAQPPVASLSPPLALPPGPLALPPPARLPPAGTEPNTKSVPTIQVTPHPSPRGSPLPTPKGTPVHTPKESPAGTPNPTPPSSPSVGGVPWRTRLNSIKNSFLGSPRFHRRKLQVPTPEEMSNLTPESSPELAKKSWFGNFINLEKEEQIFLVIKDKPLSSIKADIVHAFLSIPSLSHSVISQTSFRAEYKATGGPAVFQKPVKFQVDITYTEGGEAQKENGIYSVTFTLLSGPSRRFKRVVETIQAQLLSTHDQPSAQHLSEPPPPVPGLSWGAGLKGQKVATSYESSL
- the Brsk2 gene encoding serine/threonine-protein kinase BRSK2 isoform X8, with the translated sequence MTSMRTKNICRYLVLEHVSGGELFDYLVKKGRLTPKEARKFFRQIISALDFCHSHSICHRDLKPENLLLDEKNNIRIADFGMASLQVGDSLLETSCGSPHYACPEVIRGEKYDGRKADVWSCGVILFALLVGALPFDDDNLRQLLEKVKRGVFHMPHFIPPDCQSLLRGMIEVDAARRLTLEHIQKHIWYIGGKNEPEPEQPIPRKVQIRSLPSLEDIDPDVLDSMHSLGCFRDRNKLLQDLLSEEENQEKMIYFLLLDRKERYPSHEDEDLPPRNEIDPPRKRVDSPMLNRHGKRRPERKSMEVLSVTDGGSPVPARRAIEMAQHGQSKAMFSKSLDIAEAHPQFSKEDRTAGAAAQGSRSISGASSGLSTSPLSSPRPIRKSILPPPPPELPSTACPLATSLEPEACRSTSRPGPVLPPQAAPRPNPKTQTLPCKAKLTDKPLQGTTSSPLPACTQAQPPVASLSPPLALPPGPLALPPPARLPPAGTEPNTKSVPTIQVTPHPSPRGSPLPTPKGTPVHTPKESPAGTPNPTPPSSPSVGGVPWRTRLNSIKNSFLGSPRFHRRKLQVPTPEEMSNLTPESSPELAKKSWFGNFINLEKEEQIFLVIKDKPLSSIKADIVHAFLSIPSLSHSVISQTSFRAEYKATGGPAVFQKPVKFQVDITYTEGGEAQKENGIYSVTFTLLSGPSRRFKRVVETIQAQLLSTHDQPSAQHLSDTTNCMEMMTGQLSKCGSPLSNFFDVIKQLFSDEKNGQAAQAPSTPAKRSAHGPLGDSAAAGPGGDAEHPMGKDTAGMGPPAARCEQP